From the genome of Papaver somniferum cultivar HN1 chromosome 2, ASM357369v1, whole genome shotgun sequence, one region includes:
- the LOC113351309 gene encoding uncharacterized protein LOC113351309, which yields MGTVSSKNIIWVRWVQANLIKDQDFWYVKAPADSSWCWRRILDHRTIATKFVLHLIGNGDNTKLWKDNWLGHGSLMSMFPPQTQFDSDHHLDARASSCLVEGTWNLSPNLKNALGNFVTEVESIQTDHLICDRVVWTAGNTGEFVLKDTYNALRHKEVKKKWHKLIWFPHCIPRHCFIVWVSLQRGLKTKFKLLSWGMEVDQVCSLCNIMLEDDYHLFFSCSYSAFIWRHIIRLLGLRDIIAQDWDKQIDWCVEHIKGGNSIGTIKRLMFNAFIYHVWCERNRRTFSQKSMPAGLLLLKIIEDVRLRLDTCKVYMPDNNESRSLTARIRCNTEFFLPVQKAISWQKPEVGDVAVNTDGSLSDDGAVFGAIIRDEHGTALSAVEGSSGPSSITLHELQGIEAGLKLALFNDHSRISLREVNGAADLLASSRPAGNFVVVHPNSFSEELKKIIREDAMGKTYYR from the exons ATGGGAACAGTGAGCAGCAAAAACATCATATGGGTGAGATGGGTACAAGCTAATTTAATCAAGGATCAAGATTTCTGGTATGTGAAAGCCCCGGCGGATTCTTCTTGGTGTTGGAGACGTATCCTGGATCACAGAACTATAGCTACAAAGTTTGTACTCCACCTTATAGGCAATGGGGACAACACAAAGCTGTGGAAAGATAATTGGTTGGGCCATGGTAGCCTTATGAGCATGTTTCCTCCACAAACTCAGTTTGACTCGGACCATCATCTTGACGCCAGGGCCAGCAGTTGTCTGGTTGAGGGGACCTGGAACTTATCTCCAAATCTGAAAAATGCGTTGGGGAATTTTGTGACGGAGGTAGAGAGCATTCAAACAGATCACCTAATTTGTGACAGGGTTGTGTGGACGGCTGGCAACACGGGGGAATTTGTCCTCAAGGATACTTACAATGCTTTGAGGCATAAAGAAGTCAAAAAAAAGTGGCACAAATTGATTTGGTTTCCACATTGCATCCCAAGGCACTGTTTTATTGTTTGGGTCAGTCTTCAACGTGGCTTGAAGACCAAATTCAAGCTTCTTTCGTGGGGAATGGAGGTCGATCAAGTCTGCAGCCTTTGTAATATCATGCTTGAGGATGACTACCATCTGTTTTTTAGCTGCAGCTATTCCGCTTTCATTTGGAGGCACATTATAAGACTTTTGGGACTTAGAGACATTATTGCTCAAGACTGGGACAAGCAGATTGACTGGTGTGTGGAGCACATAAAGGGTGGAAACTCTATAGGTACAATCAAGAGGCTCATGTTTAATGCTTTCATATATCATGTTTGGTGTGAAAGAAATAGGAGGACCTTTTCTCAAAAGAGCATGCCTGCTGGCCTCTTACTTTTAAAGATAATCGAAGATGTCAGGCTCCGTTTGGACACGTGCAAAGTCTATATGCCTGACAACAATGAGTCCCGTAGCTTGACAGCTAGAATAAGGTGTAACACTGAGTTCTTTTTACCTGTTCAAAAAGCTATAAGCTGGCAAAAACCAGAGGTAGGGGATGTGGCAGTCAATACCGATGGATCCTTAAGTGATGATGGTGCTGTTTTTGGGGCAATAATTCGAGATGAGCATGGAACTGCTCTCTCTGCAGTGGAAGGTAGTTCAGGTCCCTCCTCCATTACTTTGCATGAGCTTCAAGGCATTGAAGCGGGTCTTAAACTTGCTCTTTTCAATGACCACTCCAGAATCTCTCTTAG AGAAGTTAATGGTGCGGCTGATTTGCTTGCTAGTTCTAGACCTGCAGGAAATTTTGTTGTGGTTCACCCAAACTCGTTTTCTGAAGAGTTGAAGAAAATCATTAGGGAGGATGCCATGGGAAAAACATACTACAGATAG